The Brachyspira hyodysenteriae ATCC 27164 genome includes a window with the following:
- a CDS encoding YcxB family protein produces the protein MKKEYKYKLTEDDFIDFQLHYLRINSNMTSSIKKTIIILIALYIVVFVSMAIYFRDNAFLIIIIALLVSAFSVLQIVTYKKRLEKKIVKKVKEYVRSGKLDKVFGDKELTIYDDKVIFKEDRGTSGFNKDEIKKIDSTNKCIFFYIDEMSAIIIPKQILSSEDIDFLLSYKK, from the coding sequence ATGAAAAAAGAATATAAATACAAATTAACAGAAGATGATTTTATAGATTTTCAGCTTCATTATTTGAGAATTAATTCAAATATGACTTCATCAATAAAAAAAACTATTATAATACTTATAGCTCTTTATATTGTAGTATTTGTATCTATGGCAATATATTTTAGAGATAATGCTTTTTTAATAATAATAATAGCATTATTAGTTTCAGCATTTTCTGTTCTTCAAATAGTTACATATAAAAAGCGTCTTGAAAAGAAGATAGTAAAAAAAGTGAAAGAGTATGTAAGAAGCGGTAAATTGGATAAGGTTTTCGGAGATAAAGAATTAACTATATATGATGATAAAGTAATTTTTAAAGAAGACAGAGGAACAAGTGGATTCAATAAAGATGAAATAAAAAAAATAGATTCTACAAATAAATGCATATTTTTCTATATAGATGAAATGTCTGCTATAATAATACCTAAACAGATATTGAGTTCTGAAGATATAGATTTTCTTTTATCATATAAAAAATAA
- a CDS encoding HTH domain-containing protein, which yields MTYYDAAKKVLEQSDVPMKVNEIWEKACELGYDKIIAETLNGKMSKTPIASLGSVIYVDIKYNPDTTIFVKVGRGQFLLKSKINNTNQSLINEINNLSEEDDTEEITENTITNKKILEEDLHIPLTKYLYSMKIYSKTINANATDVNLKGKMKWGTPDIVAVTFKDYINKSVLELFNHINLPTTELYAYELKLRLTLGSLTEYYFQALSNSGWANEAWLVAMEIDENNYDELMEEIKRLNQSFGVGVIKLDYDNPEDSEILFSAKKRNYLDIDTMHKLCYNRHFQDFINDVNEILEAKDKSKNHIISSLINSGRFNNPH from the coding sequence ATGACATATTATGATGCAGCTAAAAAAGTTTTAGAGCAAAGCGATGTTCCTATGAAAGTTAATGAAATATGGGAGAAAGCTTGTGAATTAGGTTATGATAAAATTATAGCTGAAACATTAAATGGAAAAATGAGTAAAACTCCTATTGCAAGTTTAGGATCTGTAATTTATGTAGATATTAAATATAATCCTGATACTACAATATTTGTTAAGGTTGGCAGAGGACAATTTTTATTAAAAAGCAAAATAAATAATACCAATCAAAGTTTGATAAATGAAATTAATAATTTAAGCGAAGAAGATGATACAGAAGAGATTACTGAAAATACAATTACAAATAAAAAAATATTAGAAGAAGATTTGCATATACCTCTTACAAAATATTTATACTCAATGAAAATATATTCTAAAACTATAAATGCAAATGCTACTGATGTTAACTTAAAAGGAAAAATGAAATGGGGTACTCCTGATATAGTAGCTGTTACATTCAAAGATTATATTAATAAATCAGTTTTGGAATTATTTAATCATATAAATTTACCAACTACAGAGCTTTATGCTTATGAATTGAAATTAAGACTTACACTTGGAAGTTTAACAGAATATTATTTTCAGGCATTATCAAATTCTGGTTGGGCTAATGAGGCTTGGCTTGTTGCTATGGAAATAGATGAAAACAATTACGATGAATTAATGGAAGAAATTAAAAGATTAAATCAATCTTTCGGAGTAGGTGTAATTAAATTAGATTATGACAATCCTGAAGATTCAGAAATATTGTTTTCAGCTAAAAAAAGAAATTATTTAGATATAGATACTATGCATAAACTTTGCTATAATAGACATTTTCAAGATTTTATTAATGATGTTAATGAAATATTAGAAGCTAAAGATAAATCAAAAAATCATATAATATCAAGTTTGATAAATAGCGGAAGATTTAATAATCCTCATTAA
- a CDS encoding AMP-binding protein produces the protein MIKERLSDYIQNTIKENWDINAFADYGTNNILKYSDVAKNILKIHIGFKKLDIHKGEKIAICGANSVNWALMYISIVSYGAVVVPILVDFSKEDIASILKDSGVKFLFADSNILKGIDTQTLSQLNKAFHLNNFDTFIIEENTEEKKDSNKKTENIFSDIEIEDIKKEDFNLTIFENDTLATIIYTSGTTGFSKGVMLNHNSLAANIRFAINNMPIKPNDHILSFLPLAHVFGCLFDFLFPFSRGACIYMLNAIPSPNILLKAFDEVKPNLILMVPLIIEKIYLKKILPTISKPLISNLLKLPIISSLLKSKIRNSLTQSFGGNFHEVIIGGSALNSDVEKFLMDIGFKFTVGYGMTECGPLISYGPWDKHVPRSCGCIIDTLEIKIDAEKEGDVGEIMVKGENVMLGYYKNYKATADVLSKDGWLRTGDLGVLGENNRIFIRGRSKNMLLGASGQNIYPEEIESKLNAMPYILESLVLQRDNKLHALLYLDAERIRDEKLSEEDVNKLIENNRIEVNKLLPEFGRISGFTIQKEEFIKNPTKKIKRFLYK, from the coding sequence ATGATTAAAGAAAGACTAAGCGACTATATTCAAAATACAATAAAAGAAAATTGGGATATAAATGCATTTGCTGATTACGGCACTAATAATATATTAAAATATTCTGATGTGGCTAAAAATATTTTAAAAATACATATTGGTTTTAAAAAGCTCGATATACATAAAGGTGAAAAAATTGCAATATGCGGTGCTAATTCCGTTAATTGGGCTTTAATGTATATATCTATAGTTAGTTATGGTGCTGTTGTTGTTCCTATACTTGTGGATTTTTCAAAAGAAGATATAGCTTCTATATTAAAAGATTCAGGAGTAAAATTTTTATTTGCTGACTCAAATATTTTAAAAGGAATAGATACTCAAACTTTATCTCAGCTTAATAAAGCTTTTCATCTAAATAATTTTGATACATTTATTATAGAAGAAAATACAGAAGAAAAAAAAGATAGTAATAAAAAAACTGAAAACATATTCAGCGATATAGAAATAGAAGATATAAAAAAAGAAGATTTCAATCTTACTATATTTGAAAATGATACATTAGCTACTATTATATACACTTCAGGAACTACAGGATTCAGTAAAGGGGTTATGCTTAATCATAATTCATTAGCTGCCAATATTAGATTTGCCATTAATAATATGCCTATAAAACCTAATGATCATATACTTTCTTTTCTTCCTCTTGCCCATGTATTTGGATGCTTATTCGACTTTTTATTTCCATTTTCAAGAGGAGCATGCATATATATGCTTAATGCTATACCTAGCCCTAACATATTACTTAAGGCATTCGATGAGGTAAAACCAAATCTTATATTGATGGTTCCTCTTATCATAGAAAAAATTTATCTTAAAAAAATACTTCCTACTATAAGCAAGCCTTTAATTTCTAATTTATTAAAGCTTCCTATAATATCATCTTTATTGAAATCAAAAATAAGGAATAGTCTTACACAATCTTTCGGAGGCAATTTCCATGAGGTTATAATAGGAGGAAGTGCTTTAAATAGCGATGTAGAAAAATTCCTTATGGATATAGGTTTTAAATTCACGGTAGGATATGGAATGACAGAATGCGGACCTTTAATTAGTTACGGACCTTGGGATAAACATGTACCTAGAAGCTGCGGATGCATAATAGATACTTTAGAAATAAAAATAGATGCTGAAAAAGAAGGTGATGTGGGTGAGATTATGGTTAAGGGTGAAAATGTTATGCTTGGTTATTATAAAAATTATAAAGCTACTGCAGATGTTCTTTCTAAAGACGGATGGCTTAGAACAGGGGATTTGGGTGTTCTTGGCGAAAATAACAGAATATTTATAAGAGGAAGAAGCAAAAATATGCTGCTTGGTGCCAGCGGACAGAATATTTATCCTGAAGAAATTGAAAGCAAGTTAAATGCTATGCCTTATATATTAGAGTCTTTAGTTTTACAAAGGGATAATAAACTTCATGCTTTATTATATTTAGATGCTGAAAGAATAAGAGATGAAAAATTAAGCGAAGAAGATGTTAATAAACTTATAGAAAATAACAGAATAGAAGTTAATAAATTACTCCCTGAATTTGGAAGGATATCAGGCTTTACTATTCAAAAAGAAGAGTTTATAAAAAATCCTACTAAAAAAATAAAAAGATTCTTATACAAATAA
- a CDS encoding PAQR family membrane homeostasis protein, with product MNADLNNNIVKNSVSKISAVICIICASSAIAVLVLLIINSKTAREITSFSLYSSFLTIFYIINSIYHFFPFNNKAKKVFYILSHAFFIMMIWGIYIPPCLISLQNGWGWSFFGIITGLCTLGITLRSVFGYRWRGATETIYYFLLNWVWLIAISKISTAVGEYGAILYLTGFLLLNIAMVFYRLAMYEANRRYTLFLPLFYSLLIISNVCHAVFMFRYVANIF from the coding sequence ATGAATGCTGATTTGAATAATAATATAGTAAAGAATTCTGTTTCTAAGATAAGTGCTGTTATATGCATAATATGTGCTAGTTCGGCAATAGCTGTCTTAGTGCTTTTAATAATTAATTCTAAAACTGCAAGGGAAATTACTTCATTTTCTCTATACTCAAGTTTTTTAACAATATTTTATATAATAAATTCGATATATCATTTTTTTCCTTTTAACAATAAAGCAAAAAAAGTTTTTTATATATTATCCCATGCATTTTTTATTATGATGATATGGGGTATATACATTCCTCCATGCCTAATATCATTACAAAATGGATGGGGATGGAGTTTCTTTGGTATTATTACAGGTTTATGTACATTAGGCATCACATTAAGAAGCGTATTCGGATACAGATGGCGTGGTGCTACAGAAACTATATATTATTTTCTATTAAATTGGGTTTGGCTTATAGCAATTTCAAAAATATCTACTGCTGTAGGTGAATATGGAGCGATATTATATTTAACAGGTTTTCTTCTTTTGAATATAGCAATGGTATTTTATAGGCTTGCTATGTATGAAGCAAACAGAAGATATACTTTATTTTTACCTTTATTTTATTCGCTTTTAATAATATCTAATGTATGCCATGCAGTATTTATGTTTAGATATGTTGCTAACATTTTCTAA
- a CDS encoding peptidase U32 family protein codes for MENKLNIKTQNKKIELLAPVGDERGLKAAVNAGADAVYFGTKSFNARVGAAENFDEKALEENIKFAKLRNVNVYITVNTLVYNDEIDKVLPLIKSVSDLGADAIIVQDLGIIDIVRNNLNIAMHASTQMSCNNLDSVKLLKSIGIDRVVLAREMSLENIKYIRDNTDIELETFVHGALCVSFSGQCAYSYLHGGRSANRGACAQPCRMEYAGGKTDYPLSTKDLMTIDIIPNLLESGITSFKIEGRAKRSEYVAVTTSIYRHAIDLALENKDIPTEKYKEDLMKIFNRGGFSQGYYYNSKDIFENYKPSHDGEYIGEVTAYKKNKIYIKAEKELNVYDGLSFGDSGKVGMQISDLYKDNTRVKRAKGNLSFSAVLKNVNIGDEVYRTTDKLQMDEADKIIESDHFKHLLDLNCIIGFNNEKIKLTVNSKYDDRLNNIEYISDYTIQEAKTKSTTKEDIFNSLSKTGGTIFEFENINIEEKFQNPFIPVKILNEARRCIIEKLENILMQSKKINYNKDCEKNINYPNTDIKVLIANSEEKINLYSDIHYDKKILFPNVYDENIIKLFEAKKIDGILLPHVTFDKDIEVIKNIVEKTNGMIVICNNLGHIEALKGKAILWAGIGLNAINNYSVNLLYKLGIDTVISAIEAGKNLKHTLSVKEGFIPAMSFAFCPKSMSVGCSKCKEEDIIDHKGNTVIFDCVRMHNKTSFILEKIKNKNGNIYYSIY; via the coding sequence ATGGAAAACAAATTGAATATAAAAACACAAAACAAAAAAATAGAACTGCTCGCACCTGTCGGAGATGAAAGAGGTTTGAAGGCCGCTGTTAATGCTGGAGCTGATGCTGTATATTTCGGTACTAAAAGTTTTAATGCTAGGGTAGGAGCAGCTGAAAACTTCGATGAAAAGGCACTTGAAGAAAATATAAAATTCGCAAAATTAAGAAATGTTAATGTTTATATAACTGTTAATACTTTAGTTTATAATGATGAAATTGATAAAGTGCTTCCATTAATAAAAAGCGTTTCTGATTTAGGAGCTGATGCCATTATAGTTCAGGACTTAGGAATAATTGATATTGTAAGAAATAATTTAAATATTGCTATGCATGCAAGCACACAGATGTCTTGTAATAATTTAGATAGTGTTAAACTACTTAAAAGTATTGGGATTGATAGAGTGGTTCTAGCACGTGAGATGAGTTTAGAGAATATAAAATATATCAGAGATAATACAGATATAGAACTTGAAACTTTTGTGCATGGAGCTTTATGCGTAAGTTTTTCAGGTCAATGTGCTTATTCTTATTTGCATGGAGGAAGAAGTGCAAACCGCGGAGCTTGTGCCCAGCCTTGCAGAATGGAATACGCTGGAGGAAAAACCGATTATCCTTTGAGTACTAAAGATTTAATGACTATTGATATAATTCCAAATTTACTTGAAAGCGGAATAACATCTTTTAAAATTGAAGGACGTGCAAAAAGAAGCGAATACGTTGCAGTTACTACTTCAATATATAGGCATGCTATTGATTTGGCTTTGGAAAATAAAGATATACCTACTGAAAAATACAAAGAAGATTTAATGAAAATTTTTAATAGAGGCGGATTTTCTCAAGGTTATTATTATAATTCAAAAGATATATTTGAAAATTATAAGCCTAGCCATGATGGTGAATATATAGGAGAAGTTACTGCATACAAGAAAAATAAAATATATATAAAAGCAGAAAAAGAATTAAATGTTTATGACGGACTCTCATTTGGAGATAGCGGAAAAGTTGGAATGCAGATTTCTGATTTATATAAAGATAATACGAGAGTAAAAAGAGCAAAAGGAAATTTAAGTTTTTCAGCTGTTTTAAAAAATGTAAATATTGGTGATGAAGTTTATAGAACTACTGATAAATTACAAATGGATGAAGCAGATAAAATAATTGAAAGCGATCATTTTAAACATCTGCTTGATTTAAATTGTATAATTGGATTTAATAATGAAAAAATAAAATTAACAGTCAATAGCAAATATGATGACAGACTAAACAACATAGAATATATAAGCGATTATACAATTCAAGAAGCTAAAACTAAATCAACAACTAAAGAAGATATTTTTAATTCTCTTTCAAAAACTGGAGGCACTATATTTGAATTTGAGAATATTAATATTGAAGAAAAATTTCAAAATCCTTTTATACCTGTTAAAATTTTAAATGAGGCTAGAAGATGCATAATTGAAAAACTTGAAAATATTTTAATGCAGTCCAAAAAAATTAATTATAATAAAGATTGTGAAAAAAATATTAATTATCCAAACACTGATATAAAAGTTTTGATTGCAAATAGCGAAGAAAAAATTAATTTATATTCTGATATTCATTATGACAAAAAAATATTATTTCCAAATGTTTATGATGAAAATATAATTAAGCTTTTTGAGGCTAAAAAAATAGACGGTATACTTTTACCGCATGTTACATTCGATAAAGATATTGAGGTTATAAAAAACATAGTAGAAAAAACAAATGGCATGATAGTAATATGCAATAATTTAGGACATATTGAAGCATTAAAAGGAAAAGCTATATTATGGGCAGGCATTGGGCTTAATGCGATTAATAATTACAGTGTGAATCTTTTATACAAATTAGGAATTGACACTGTTATATCGGCTATAGAAGCGGGTAAAAATTTAAAACATACTTTATCTGTAAAAGAAGGTTTTATACCTGCTATGAGCTTTGCTTTCTGTCCTAAAAGTATGTCAGTAGGATGCAGTAAATGTAAAGAAGAGGATATTATCGATCATAAAGGAAATACTGTAATATTTGATTGTGTGAGAATGCATAACAAAACAAGTTTTATATTAGAAAAAATAAAAAATAAAAATGGAAATATTTATTACAGCATATATTAA
- a CDS encoding regulatory protein RecX yields the protein MKLKGDKIHIKVSGGDVFTIPKNGLYELDLYEGMELEYDEIPHIRFRAFESAARKSAVSILKRGFISEGMLREKLTKKGHKKRFIKHAVNYCKEYDLIDDKRFVKIAINSLKLKGKSKRHIIDYLKKNKVKPSLIEKAQNSISDRIDDKALKDAIRKYYKVYEHKERKEDYIIKTLMRKGFKYDRIKTLVRKYIDKKENYKD from the coding sequence ATGAAATTAAAAGGCGATAAGATACATATCAAAGTATCGGGCGGAGATGTATTCACTATACCAAAAAACGGACTCTATGAATTAGATTTATATGAGGGAATGGAGCTTGAATATGATGAAATACCTCATATAAGATTTAGAGCTTTTGAGTCTGCTGCAAGAAAATCTGCAGTATCTATATTAAAACGCGGATTTATAAGCGAGGGTATGCTCAGAGAAAAGCTCACAAAAAAAGGACATAAAAAAAGATTCATTAAGCATGCTGTAAACTACTGCAAAGAATATGACTTGATAGATGATAAAAGATTCGTAAAAATAGCAATAAATAGTTTGAAACTAAAAGGTAAAAGCAAAAGACATATAATAGATTATTTAAAGAAAAATAAAGTAAAGCCAAGCTTGATAGAAAAAGCACAAAATTCTATAAGCGACAGAATAGATGATAAAGCATTAAAAGATGCCATAAGAAAATATTATAAAGTATATGAGCATAAAGAAAGAAAAGAAGATTATATTATAAAAACATTAATGCGTAAGGGTTTTAAATACGATAGAATAAAAACTTTAGTAAGAAAATATATAGATAAAAAAGAAAATTATAAAGATTAA
- a CDS encoding D-alanine--D-alanine ligase family protein, with protein sequence MILNSELKQNILNRFKNKKIAVLHGGLSSEREVSLRSGQNVYKALTSFDEIKDNCILIDVKDSYELVKKLKENNIEYCYNILHGTSGEDGTVQGLLESLNIKYTGENILVSAVCMNKVYTKRIWKSSNVSTADFMLLKDVKEINDSGIKGSALTFNFPLILKPISDGSSVGVHLIKTKTEFESVVSSIKDSENYFLEPYIKGKEITVGLVKQDDENIYVFPILGINSKNEIYDYEAKYTPGKTEMEMPAKLSKEIENKVIETCKKAYKVLGCSGLSRIDAIVGNDNEVYLMEVNTQGGMTNTSDIPAMAKHINLDFNDLVLYILGLLK encoded by the coding sequence ATGATATTAAACAGCGAATTAAAACAAAATATTTTAAATAGGTTTAAAAATAAAAAAATAGCAGTTTTACATGGCGGATTAAGCTCTGAGAGAGAAGTTTCACTCAGAAGCGGACAGAATGTCTATAAAGCATTAACAAGCTTCGATGAAATTAAAGATAATTGTATTTTAATAGATGTTAAAGATTCTTATGAACTAGTAAAAAAATTAAAAGAAAATAATATTGAATACTGCTATAATATTTTACATGGCACATCAGGTGAAGATGGAACTGTTCAGGGGCTTTTGGAGAGTCTTAATATTAAATATACAGGTGAAAATATTTTAGTTAGTGCTGTTTGTATGAATAAAGTTTATACAAAAAGAATATGGAAATCATCAAATGTTTCTACTGCAGATTTTATGCTTCTTAAAGATGTTAAAGAAATTAATGATAGCGGTATAAAAGGAAGTGCATTAACTTTTAATTTCCCTCTAATATTAAAGCCTATATCAGATGGTTCAAGCGTCGGAGTTCATTTAATAAAAACAAAGACTGAGTTTGAAAGTGTTGTAAGCTCTATAAAAGATAGTGAAAATTATTTTTTAGAGCCTTATATAAAAGGAAAAGAAATTACTGTTGGGTTAGTAAAACAAGATGATGAAAATATTTATGTCTTTCCAATACTAGGTATAAATTCCAAAAATGAAATATATGATTATGAAGCAAAATATACTCCTGGAAAAACAGAAATGGAAATGCCTGCTAAATTATCAAAAGAAATTGAAAATAAAGTAATAGAAACCTGCAAAAAAGCATATAAAGTTTTAGGATGCAGCGGACTTTCAAGAATAGATGCTATAGTAGGAAATGATAATGAGGTTTATCTTATGGAAGTAAATACTCAAGGCGGTATGACAAATACTTCTGATATACCTGCAATGGCTAAGCATATAAATCTTGATTTTAATGATCTTGTTTTATATATATTAGGGCTTTTAAAATAA
- a CDS encoding glycosyltransferase family 2 protein — protein MIKVSVVLPIYNVEKYLPKCLESIINQTLKDIEIICINDCSPDNSENIIKEYIKKYNRIKLINNEKNIGVGLSRNIGIDSSNGEYISFIDSDDFIESNYIENLYGTAVKYNSDIVFTNNIYTVNESKGYIKPYYHNRLEKWKKDFKDKCFEGESNFNVSTTEKENTPEYPLVAVWNKLYKKSFITDNNLKFQNYIVAEDSEFFYKYLVYKPKMHYNNNAKYYYVQRKSSAVHSIEKDERTASDALSVFSNIFNFYKEKNINLLKESNFYNFNSFLFVFNNYKAPNKNEFYKKCHELIKKLDVEIDREKHAFYAYSVYIMKTYDDYNIYLEKIESIKKKVFDIAWWIPSITLREKYKKINLDKLANKNWK, from the coding sequence ATGATTAAAGTATCAGTAGTTTTACCAATATACAATGTAGAAAAATATTTACCTAAATGTTTGGAAAGTATTATTAATCAAACATTAAAAGATATAGAAATAATATGCATTAATGACTGCTCTCCTGATAACTCAGAAAATATAATAAAAGAATATATAAAAAAATATAATAGAATAAAACTCATAAATAATGAAAAAAATATAGGGGTTGGACTTTCAAGAAATATAGGTATTGATTCTAGTAATGGAGAATATATTTCATTTATAGATTCTGATGACTTTATAGAAAGTAATTATATAGAGAATTTATACGGCACAGCAGTAAAATATAATTCGGATATAGTTTTTACTAACAATATATATACAGTAAATGAAAGTAAAGGATATATAAAACCATACTATCATAATAGATTAGAAAAATGGAAAAAAGATTTTAAAGATAAATGTTTTGAAGGAGAAAGCAATTTTAATGTAAGCACAACGGAAAAAGAAAATACTCCTGAATATCCTCTTGTAGCTGTTTGGAATAAATTATATAAAAAATCATTTATTACAGATAACAATTTAAAATTTCAAAATTATATAGTAGCTGAAGACAGTGAATTTTTTTATAAATATTTAGTTTATAAACCCAAAATGCATTATAATAATAATGCTAAATATTATTATGTTCAAAGAAAATCATCCGCAGTTCATTCAATAGAAAAAGACGAGAGAACAGCATCAGATGCTTTATCGGTATTCAGCAATATATTTAACTTCTATAAAGAAAAAAATATTAATCTATTAAAAGAATCTAATTTTTATAATTTCAATTCTTTTTTATTTGTATTCAATAATTATAAAGCTCCCAATAAAAATGAATTCTATAAAAAATGCCATGAGTTAATAAAAAAATTAGATGTTGAAATAGACAGAGAAAAACATGCATTCTATGCCTACAGCGTATATATAATGAAAACTTATGATGATTATAATATTTATTTAGAAAAGATTGAATCAATTAAAAAGAAAGTTTTTGATATAGCTTGGTGGATACCTTCAATTACTTTGAGAGAAAAATATAAAAAAATAAATCTAGATAAACTTGCAAACAAAAATTGGAAATAA
- a CDS encoding DinB family protein: MIDNKVKELARKIETESKKLDKKIKDIEKIKSSITKDLKKNVKELKTNQLKKLQEEKKNITEKVKEMKSNLLNAKKENTEREVNKKIDKKKKDIENNINKKPVDKVAKKIMNMMALYNKNANKKLSEILETVKDKDLKKETNAYFKSVYGTFIHIIQCDIYFFNVYRKYSSKKKIENEDILNYLNEDFTFNTDIDKDLSSLIDIRKKLDDVIIAIVNSIEDFNISGKVAIPNAVIKKPRYHLIMHALNHSTHHRGEISVMLDQMGYKNDYSNLMTII; the protein is encoded by the coding sequence ATGATAGATAATAAAGTTAAAGAACTTGCAAGAAAAATAGAAACTGAATCAAAAAAGCTTGATAAAAAAATAAAAGATATAGAAAAAATTAAATCATCAATAACAAAAGATTTAAAGAAGAATGTTAAAGAATTGAAAACAAATCAGTTAAAAAAACTTCAGGAAGAAAAGAAAAATATCACAGAAAAAGTTAAAGAAATGAAATCTAATCTTTTAAATGCTAAAAAAGAAAATACTGAAAGAGAAGTAAATAAAAAGATAGATAAAAAAAAGAAAGACATAGAAAATAATATAAATAAAAAACCTGTAGATAAAGTAGCAAAAAAAATTATGAATATGATGGCTTTATACAATAAAAACGCCAATAAAAAACTTTCTGAGATTTTAGAAACAGTCAAAGATAAAGATTTAAAAAAAGAAACAAATGCATATTTTAAATCTGTATACGGAACATTCATACATATTATTCAATGCGATATATATTTCTTTAATGTATACAGAAAATATTCAAGTAAAAAGAAAATAGAAAATGAAGATATACTAAACTATTTAAATGAAGATTTTACTTTCAATACAGATATAGATAAAGATTTAAGCAGTTTAATAGATATAAGAAAAAAATTAGATGATGTTATAATAGCTATAGTTAATAGTATAGAAGATTTTAATATATCCGGCAAAGTGGCTATTCCAAACGCTGTAATAAAAAAGCCTAGATACCATTTGATAATGCATGCATTAAATCATAGTACTCATCATAGAGGTGAAATTTCTGTAATGCTAGATCAAATGGGATATAAAAACGATTATTCAAATTTAATGACTATAATATAA